In Curtobacterium sp. L6-1, a genomic segment contains:
- a CDS encoding glycosyltransferase family 87 protein, which translates to MSERLRPGRLLPTVLAVAGVLVLAVVIAVGVTHLGFLREGHRSPFVTWTLIAWTVFAGSVLALRFVPPHLVTRIVLGGAVVVGIAALVGPPNTSTDSARYAWDGIVQHAGVSPYAHTPQSTAIADLRPDWLFPDKVDGTCKPLEPRYRGLGDGAAGHCTALNRPDVPTIYPPMAELWFALVRAFVPATAQYMPFQVAGLLVSLGVTVGLLVVLRRLGRPTWWAALWAWSPLVAAEAVTNSHVDVVGAALATAGAVLVAFGRPIWGGIALGAATATKLIPAIVYPALLGRWRNWWAIPVGIVVFGLLYVPYVLSTGPKVLGYLPGYLSEEGYEDGSRFALVAKVVPGDAATIVVGLVVLVAAVLAWRLSDPANPWSGQVFMIGVTFLAVTPRYPWYALLLIPFVVLSGRWEWLALTLAIALRGVWPSVVAYRWWLLAAIAVVLVVTLVRTRRSDWLRLRDRLLGRSTTPTRGLPQRHEVT; encoded by the coding sequence ATGAGCGAACGACTGCGTCCCGGCCGCCTGCTCCCGACGGTCCTCGCCGTGGCGGGCGTGCTCGTGCTCGCCGTCGTCATCGCGGTGGGTGTCACGCATCTGGGCTTCCTCCGGGAGGGTCATCGCTCTCCATTCGTCACGTGGACGCTCATCGCTTGGACCGTCTTCGCGGGCTCGGTGCTCGCGCTCAGGTTCGTTCCGCCGCACCTCGTGACGCGGATCGTGCTCGGGGGTGCGGTCGTCGTGGGGATCGCGGCCCTCGTCGGCCCGCCGAACACGAGCACCGACTCCGCACGCTACGCCTGGGACGGCATCGTGCAGCACGCCGGTGTCTCGCCGTACGCGCACACGCCGCAGTCGACCGCGATCGCCGACCTCCGCCCGGACTGGTTGTTCCCCGACAAGGTCGACGGCACGTGCAAGCCGCTCGAGCCCCGCTACCGCGGTCTGGGCGACGGCGCGGCCGGGCACTGCACCGCGCTGAACCGTCCTGACGTCCCGACGATCTACCCGCCGATGGCCGAGCTGTGGTTCGCACTGGTCCGTGCGTTCGTGCCGGCCACCGCCCAGTACATGCCGTTCCAGGTCGCCGGCCTGCTCGTCTCGCTCGGCGTCACCGTCGGGCTGCTCGTCGTGCTCCGCCGCCTCGGCCGGCCGACGTGGTGGGCCGCGCTGTGGGCCTGGTCGCCGCTCGTCGCCGCCGAGGCCGTCACGAACTCGCACGTCGACGTCGTCGGGGCCGCCCTCGCGACCGCCGGCGCGGTGCTCGTGGCGTTCGGCCGGCCGATCTGGGGCGGCATCGCGCTCGGGGCCGCCACCGCGACGAAGCTCATCCCCGCGATCGTCTACCCGGCGCTCCTCGGTCGCTGGCGGAACTGGTGGGCGATCCCCGTCGGCATCGTCGTGTTCGGGCTGCTCTACGTCCCGTACGTGCTCTCGACCGGGCCGAAGGTGCTCGGGTACCTGCCGGGATACCTGTCCGAGGAGGGCTACGAGGACGGATCCCGGTTCGCCCTCGTCGCGAAGGTGGTCCCCGGCGACGCTGCCACGATCGTCGTGGGGCTCGTCGTCCTCGTCGCGGCGGTGCTGGCGTGGCGCCTGTCCGACCCGGCGAACCCCTGGTCCGGCCAGGTGTTCATGATCGGCGTGACCTTCCTCGCGGTGACCCCGCGGTACCCCTGGTACGCCCTGCTGCTCATCCCCTTCGTGGTGCTGTCCGGCCGGTGGGAGTGGCTGGCCCTGACGCTCGCGATCGCCCTGCGCGGTGTGTGGCCCTCGGTCGTTGCCTACCGGTGGTGGCTGCTCGCCGCGATCGCCGTCGTGCTCGTCGTGACGCTCGTCCGCACCCGCCGCTCGGACTGGCTGCGCTTGCGCGACCGCCTGCTCGGCCGGAGCACGACCCCCACACGCGGGCTCCCGCAGCGGCACGAAGTGACCTAG
- a CDS encoding GH25 family lysozyme has product MQPKHPRGAVFVVACLTSTLIASTLTATAATAATSTVAGTSSATAAPTPTPEPTGTASPTPTPTTAPTPAAPAAPAPRSDTTAEEEPAAEDTTSTPDDPSLAEMNAAGDHAMGSTVPVPAADRGLRTQLRSANSSAVPGTDGLDISAWQPNSSINWPSVYSKGARFVYIKASESTTYTSSQFTAQWNSATANNLIRGAYHFALPNKSTGATQANYFGARGGGWSTDGRTLPPLLDIEYNPYSGSDGTNSCYGLSQAQMVAWIRDFSNTMKARTGVLPAIYTTTDWWRTCTGNSAAFAANALFIARYPTNLASGAGTLPASWTKYTMWQYASSGTFPGDQDVFNGSLAQLQAFARGSNAGGTGSNAGKPLPAIRTKLVTNDVLSAGQGIVSGNDQYTVKLQADGQFVTTGNGRAIWSSGKTSPGARVTFVNGDLAVKSPQDKYLWHTKTNNSGADNVVITSSGDLQVRRGSKVIWRNGRPASDSLAPVARMYPGQWIVSRDAKTKLLLRSDGNLVLTRGSRTTWTSGTAGNRGAHATLQAGGDFVLFNAAGRTIWHSGTAGKKTRKLAVQDNGDLVMTNTDRKQTWHTNTAGK; this is encoded by the coding sequence GTGCAGCCGAAGCACCCTCGTGGTGCCGTCTTCGTCGTGGCGTGCCTCACCAGCACACTCATCGCCTCGACGTTGACCGCAACCGCAGCAACCGCAGCAACCAGCACCGTCGCCGGCACCTCGAGTGCCACCGCGGCGCCGACACCGACGCCGGAACCGACCGGCACCGCGTCACCCACCCCGACGCCGACCACCGCCCCGACGCCGGCCGCACCCGCTGCTCCGGCACCGCGGTCGGACACCACCGCCGAGGAGGAGCCCGCCGCCGAGGACACCACGTCCACGCCGGATGACCCCTCGCTCGCCGAGATGAACGCCGCCGGCGACCACGCCATGGGGTCGACCGTCCCGGTGCCCGCCGCCGACCGAGGACTCCGGACGCAGCTGCGCTCGGCGAACTCATCGGCCGTGCCCGGCACCGACGGGCTCGACATCAGCGCGTGGCAGCCGAACAGCAGCATCAACTGGCCGTCCGTCTACAGCAAGGGCGCCCGCTTCGTCTACATCAAGGCGAGCGAGTCGACCACGTACACGAGCAGCCAGTTCACCGCGCAGTGGAACAGTGCGACGGCGAACAACCTGATCCGCGGGGCGTACCACTTCGCCCTGCCGAACAAGTCGACCGGCGCGACGCAGGCGAACTACTTCGGCGCCCGTGGCGGCGGCTGGAGCACCGACGGCCGCACCCTGCCGCCGCTGCTCGACATCGAGTACAACCCGTACTCGGGCTCCGACGGGACGAACTCCTGCTACGGCCTGAGCCAGGCGCAGATGGTCGCCTGGATCCGTGACTTCTCGAACACGATGAAGGCCCGGACCGGCGTGCTGCCCGCGATCTACACCACGACCGACTGGTGGCGGACCTGCACGGGCAACAGCGCCGCCTTCGCCGCGAACGCGCTGTTCATCGCCCGCTACCCGACCAACCTGGCCTCCGGGGCGGGCACGCTCCCGGCGAGCTGGACGAAGTACACGATGTGGCAGTACGCCTCGTCGGGCACCTTCCCCGGCGACCAGGACGTGTTCAACGGCTCGCTCGCGCAGCTGCAGGCCTTCGCCCGCGGCAGCAACGCGGGCGGGACCGGGAGCAACGCCGGCAAGCCCCTGCCGGCGATCCGGACCAAGCTCGTCACGAACGACGTGCTGTCCGCCGGGCAGGGCATCGTCAGCGGCAACGACCAGTACACGGTCAAGCTCCAGGCCGACGGGCAGTTCGTCACGACCGGCAACGGCCGCGCGATCTGGTCGTCGGGCAAGACCTCGCCGGGCGCCCGCGTGACGTTCGTGAACGGCGACCTCGCCGTCAAGTCGCCGCAGGACAAGTACCTGTGGCACACGAAGACGAACAACAGCGGTGCCGACAACGTCGTGATCACGAGCAGCGGTGACCTGCAGGTCCGCCGCGGCTCGAAGGTCATCTGGCGGAACGGCCGACCGGCCTCGGACTCGCTCGCCCCGGTGGCGCGGATGTACCCGGGCCAGTGGATCGTCTCGCGGGACGCGAAGACCAAGCTGCTGCTCCGCTCGGACGGCAACCTCGTCCTCACGCGCGGCAGCCGCACCACCTGGACGTCGGGGACCGCCGGCAACCGCGGTGCGCACGCCACGCTGCAGGCGGGTGGCGACTTCGTGCTCTTCAACGCGGCGGGCCGCACCATCTGGCACTCCGGCACCGCGGGCAAGAAGACGCGGAAGCTCGCCGTGCAGGACAACGGCGACCTCGTCATGACGAACACCGACCGGAAGCAGACCTGGCACACGAACACCGCCGGCAAGTGA
- a CDS encoding GNAT family N-acetyltransferase: MTDDTPWLSREQLRAWMGLVAIMELLPAALDQQLQRDADVTLFDYMVIAMLSETESRTLRMSVLASATNASLPRLSHVVSRLEKRGLVARCPSAEDRRATDVRLTDAGFDHIVAAAPEHVRTARRLVIDALSDEQVDELGTISRVLLSRVDPEGRFAAVSGMPGDADDDAVICEGRLTGTADDRLPSTVDGIDYRAATTDDVPLLRRATLDALNWSGQRFTEADLDRPEFGHYVTAFDPTRAAGAGAVDQRAADLGVVATDGDGPVGAAWVVHLPAEDPGYGFVAADVPELTLAVDARARGRGVGAALLTRLVAAARDADRPGISLSVEDGNTAARILYERAGFRTVGRNGDSDTMLLTF; the protein is encoded by the coding sequence ATGACCGACGACACGCCCTGGCTCTCGCGCGAGCAGCTGCGTGCGTGGATGGGCCTCGTCGCGATCATGGAACTCCTGCCGGCCGCCCTCGACCAGCAACTGCAGCGGGACGCCGACGTGACGCTGTTCGACTACATGGTCATCGCGATGCTGTCCGAAACCGAGTCGCGGACGCTGCGGATGTCGGTCCTCGCCTCGGCCACGAACGCGTCGCTCCCACGCCTGTCGCACGTCGTGTCCCGGCTCGAGAAGCGCGGCCTGGTGGCCCGGTGCCCGTCCGCCGAGGACCGCCGCGCGACCGACGTCCGGCTCACCGACGCCGGCTTCGACCACATCGTCGCCGCCGCTCCCGAGCACGTCCGGACCGCACGGCGACTGGTCATCGACGCGCTGTCCGACGAGCAGGTCGACGAACTCGGGACGATCTCCCGCGTGCTGCTGTCCCGGGTCGACCCCGAGGGGCGCTTCGCCGCGGTCAGCGGCATGCCCGGCGACGCTGACGACGACGCGGTGATCTGCGAGGGGCGGCTCACCGGCACCGCCGACGACAGGCTGCCGAGCACCGTCGACGGCATCGACTACCGGGCGGCCACGACCGACGACGTGCCGCTGCTGCGCCGCGCGACGCTCGACGCGCTGAACTGGTCGGGACAGCGCTTCACCGAGGCCGACCTGGACCGCCCCGAGTTCGGGCACTACGTCACCGCGTTCGACCCGACCCGCGCGGCCGGCGCGGGTGCAGTCGACCAGCGCGCCGCGGACCTCGGCGTGGTCGCGACGGACGGCGACGGCCCGGTCGGTGCCGCCTGGGTGGTGCACCTGCCGGCGGAGGACCCCGGGTACGGCTTCGTCGCCGCGGACGTGCCCGAGCTCACCCTGGCCGTCGACGCCCGGGCGCGCGGACGCGGTGTCGGAGCGGCCCTGCTCACCCGGCTCGTCGCCGCCGCACGGGACGCCGACCGGCCCGGGATCAGCCTGAGCGTCGAGGACGGCAACACCGCCGCGCGCATCCTCTACGAGCGCGCCGGCTTCCGCACCGTCGGGCGGAACGGCGACTCCGACACCATGCTGCTGACGTTCTGA
- the pheA gene encoding prephenate dehydratase, with protein sequence MSQAAEHPSETYSFLGPAGTFTEAALKLVEAAEGKPWRSVNNVGEALDDVVTGRSVGAVIAIENSVDGGVSATQDALARIPGVRIVGEYLVPVDFVLVARHGTRLADVRTVNAHPVAYAQTHRWLETNVPGHGHIPASSNVAAAIALLDDRPVADAAVAPPGITDHHDLAVLADSIGDNTSAVTRFVLVSRTLAIPPRTGADKTSIIVELPADHPGALVDMLEQFATRGINMGLLSSRPIGDELGRYRFVVDLDGHVHDERVADALLGLRRFSPRVTFLGSYPRADGFRPEVSARYSDEAFVEARDWLRAIVSGEPDAG encoded by the coding sequence ATGAGCCAGGCCGCCGAGCACCCGTCCGAGACCTACAGCTTCCTCGGACCGGCCGGCACCTTCACCGAGGCGGCGCTCAAGCTCGTCGAAGCTGCCGAGGGGAAGCCCTGGCGCAGCGTCAACAACGTCGGCGAGGCCCTGGACGACGTCGTCACCGGGCGCTCGGTCGGCGCGGTGATCGCCATCGAGAACAGCGTCGACGGCGGGGTCAGCGCCACGCAGGACGCCCTCGCCCGCATCCCCGGCGTGCGGATCGTCGGCGAGTACCTGGTCCCCGTCGACTTCGTCCTCGTCGCCCGGCACGGCACCCGGCTGGCCGACGTCCGCACGGTGAACGCCCACCCGGTCGCCTACGCGCAGACGCACCGGTGGCTCGAGACGAACGTCCCCGGGCACGGGCACATCCCCGCCTCGTCCAACGTCGCCGCCGCGATCGCCCTGCTCGACGACCGACCCGTCGCGGACGCCGCCGTCGCCCCGCCCGGCATCACCGACCACCACGACCTGGCCGTGCTCGCCGACTCGATCGGCGACAACACCAGCGCCGTCACCCGGTTCGTCCTGGTGTCGCGCACGCTCGCGATCCCGCCGCGCACCGGCGCCGACAAGACGAGCATCATCGTCGAACTCCCCGCCGACCACCCCGGCGCCCTGGTCGACATGCTCGAGCAGTTCGCGACGCGCGGCATCAACATGGGCCTGCTGTCCTCGCGGCCGATCGGCGACGAGCTCGGCCGGTACCGGTTCGTCGTCGACCTGGACGGACACGTGCACGACGAGCGTGTGGCGGACGCGCTGCTCGGCCTGCGCCGGTTCAGCCCGCGCGTGACGTTCCTCGGGTCGTACCCCCGGGCGGACGGCTTCCGCCCCGAGGTCTCGGCGCGCTACTCGGACGAGGCGTTCGTCGAGGCGCGCGACTGGCTGCGTGCGATCGTGAGCGGCGAGCCGGACGCGGGCTGA
- a CDS encoding HAD family hydrolase yields the protein MSSSRGFVDGSGGAGGAPAGADAAPARVKRWLVALDIDGTTMREDGVVTDTVIQAVRDAEAAGHEVMLSTGRSENMTVPLLERLGIEPEYLVCANGALTLQRTAEGAYERVHVETFDPTEVLQTIRGALENGAYGVEDETGHYLLSGDFPDDTMTASGDHVDFERLLGVRATRVVVISPEHGLEEFLEIVDAMGLHKVSYTVGWTAWLDIAPEGVTKATAMERIREWLDIPRSRVFAAGDGRNDIDMLRWASTSGRGVVMGQAPDDVVDAGNELTGGVTADGLAAALDTLPR from the coding sequence ATGAGCTCCTCGCGCGGGTTCGTGGACGGGTCGGGCGGCGCCGGTGGTGCTCCCGCCGGAGCCGACGCTGCGCCCGCCCGGGTGAAGCGCTGGCTCGTCGCGCTCGACATCGACGGGACGACCATGCGTGAGGACGGGGTCGTCACCGACACCGTCATCCAGGCCGTGCGTGACGCCGAGGCAGCCGGGCACGAGGTCATGCTCTCCACGGGCCGCAGCGAGAACATGACGGTCCCGCTGCTCGAGCGACTCGGCATCGAGCCGGAGTACCTGGTCTGCGCGAACGGCGCCCTGACGCTCCAGCGCACCGCCGAGGGTGCCTACGAGCGGGTGCACGTCGAGACCTTCGACCCGACCGAGGTGCTGCAGACCATCCGCGGCGCGCTCGAGAACGGTGCGTACGGCGTCGAGGACGAGACCGGGCACTACCTGCTGTCCGGGGACTTCCCCGACGACACGATGACCGCATCGGGCGACCACGTCGACTTCGAACGGCTGCTCGGCGTCCGGGCCACCCGCGTCGTCGTCATCTCGCCGGAGCACGGGCTCGAGGAGTTCCTCGAGATCGTCGACGCGATGGGCCTGCACAAGGTCTCGTACACCGTCGGCTGGACCGCGTGGCTCGACATCGCACCCGAGGGCGTGACGAAGGCGACCGCGATGGAGCGGATCCGCGAGTGGCTCGACATCCCGCGCTCCCGCGTCTTCGCGGCCGGCGACGGACGCAACGACATCGACATGCTGCGGTGGGCCTCCACCTCGGGTCGCGGCGTCGTGATGGGGCAGGCGCCCGACGACGTCGTCGACGCGGGCAACGAGCTCACCGGCGGCGTCACCGCCGACGGGCTGGCGGCGGCGCTCGACACGCTGCCGCGCTGA
- a CDS encoding diacylglycerol/lipid kinase family protein, which produces MSTPSDATAVPEDALATEQRTAAVIYNPVKVHLPTLKRTVNRYQREAGWADTKWYATSEEDPGGGMAREALEAGVDVIAAAGGDGTVRAVAEVVHGSGAALALLPSGTGNLLARNIPAPIDDLGASAHTIFHGEDRAIDFGEVRVERPDGSRDRFGFLVMAGLGLDARMLANTNDDLKKKVGWLAYVDSLVRSLRDADAFEFRYRLDGAGNRTVRAHSLIVGNCGMLQAGATLLPDAEIDDGVFDIVVMRPHGFFGWVRIGARVFWENAILRAFRRSALGNTAVGKRIVTKTRDERPLRYLRGEEFVVRLERPDEFEIDGDPVGEVTAFRARIDPGGLTVRVAGPEDQTRATRRR; this is translated from the coding sequence ATGTCGACGCCCTCGGATGCCACCGCTGTGCCGGAGGACGCCCTCGCCACTGAGCAGCGCACCGCCGCAGTCATCTACAACCCCGTCAAGGTCCACCTGCCGACGCTGAAGCGCACCGTGAACCGGTACCAGCGCGAGGCCGGCTGGGCCGACACGAAGTGGTACGCCACGAGCGAGGAGGACCCGGGCGGCGGCATGGCCCGCGAAGCCCTCGAAGCCGGTGTCGACGTCATCGCGGCGGCCGGCGGCGACGGCACGGTCCGTGCGGTCGCCGAGGTCGTGCACGGGTCCGGCGCCGCCCTGGCCCTGCTGCCGAGCGGCACGGGCAACCTGCTGGCGCGGAACATCCCGGCGCCGATCGACGACCTGGGCGCGAGCGCGCACACGATCTTCCACGGCGAGGACCGCGCGATCGACTTCGGCGAGGTCCGGGTCGAGCGTCCGGACGGCTCCCGCGACCGCTTCGGCTTCCTCGTGATGGCCGGTCTCGGGCTCGACGCCCGGATGCTCGCGAACACCAACGACGACCTGAAGAAGAAGGTCGGCTGGCTCGCCTACGTCGACTCGCTCGTCCGCTCGCTGCGGGACGCCGACGCCTTCGAGTTCCGCTACCGCCTGGACGGCGCGGGCAACCGGACGGTGCGGGCCCACTCCCTCATCGTCGGCAACTGCGGCATGCTGCAGGCCGGTGCGACGCTGCTGCCGGACGCCGAGATCGACGACGGCGTGTTCGACATCGTCGTGATGCGTCCGCACGGGTTCTTCGGCTGGGTCCGGATCGGTGCCCGCGTGTTCTGGGAGAACGCGATCCTGCGCGCCTTCCGCCGCTCGGCCCTCGGCAACACGGCGGTCGGCAAGCGGATCGTCACGAAGACCCGCGACGAGCGCCCGCTGCGCTACCTGCGCGGCGAGGAGTTCGTCGTGCGCCTGGAGCGTCCGGACGAGTTCGAGATCGACGGCGACCCCGTCGGCGAGGTCACGGCGTTCCGGGCGCGCATCGACCCGGGCGGGCTCACGGTCCGCGTGGCCGGTCCCGAGGACCAGACGCGGGCGACCCGACGCCGCTGA
- a CDS encoding molybdopterin-dependent oxidoreductase yields the protein MQRLLLEARTAMASPNRTARSAVVTGRLLGIAFLVCFATGVYSHLLQEPPGWMRFPTRPVQLYQVTQGLHITAGIAAIPLLLAKLNVVMPALLQTPPVRGVLHLLERLSIAVFVASALIQVVTGLLNTFQWYPWPFPFRQVHNALAYVIIGSLVLHIGTKLRIITRYWRARDAYDEHGRFVPDATVGSDLPDPGREARPASATASRGFVGRLHRWIDGAGPVAPADATGTDGADAPRASRPDERSSATADPGAASDGARQRVARRGFIAGVTAATAGVVVLTAGQSSVLAEPFNVFGPRQRHIGQNGLPVNRTARAAGVLATATAADWALTVAGPAISRTFSRAELVALGQTEARLPISCVEGWSQMATWKGVRIRDLLAAVQSDPDVRVRVTSLERHGGYRIMEMGPEYTADPTTLVALELNGEKLDLEHGFPARIIAPGRPGVLQTKWIERIEVIK from the coding sequence GTGCAGCGGCTCCTGCTGGAGGCGCGGACCGCGATGGCCTCGCCGAACCGCACCGCACGCTCCGCCGTGGTCACCGGGAGGCTGCTCGGCATCGCCTTCCTGGTCTGCTTCGCGACCGGCGTCTACAGCCACCTGCTGCAGGAACCGCCGGGCTGGATGCGCTTCCCGACCCGGCCCGTGCAGCTCTACCAGGTCACGCAGGGGCTGCACATCACGGCGGGCATCGCCGCGATCCCGCTGCTGCTCGCCAAGCTCAACGTCGTCATGCCGGCGCTGCTCCAGACCCCGCCGGTCCGCGGTGTCCTGCACCTGCTCGAACGACTCTCGATCGCTGTCTTCGTCGCGTCGGCGCTCATCCAGGTGGTGACCGGGCTCCTCAACACCTTCCAGTGGTACCCCTGGCCGTTCCCGTTCCGGCAGGTCCACAACGCCCTGGCCTACGTCATCATCGGCTCGCTCGTCCTGCACATCGGCACGAAGCTGCGCATCATCACGCGCTACTGGCGGGCGCGTGACGCCTACGACGAGCACGGCCGCTTCGTCCCGGACGCGACGGTCGGCAGCGACCTGCCCGACCCCGGCCGGGAGGCCCGTCCCGCCTCCGCCACGGCGTCACGCGGGTTCGTGGGTCGCCTCCACCGCTGGATCGACGGCGCCGGTCCGGTCGCCCCCGCCGACGCGACCGGGACCGACGGGGCGGACGCGCCCCGGGCCTCCCGGCCGGACGAGCGGTCGTCCGCGACCGCGGACCCGGGTGCCGCGTCCGACGGTGCACGGCAGCGGGTCGCGCGCCGCGGGTTCATCGCGGGCGTCACCGCCGCCACGGCCGGGGTCGTCGTCCTCACCGCCGGGCAGTCGTCGGTGCTCGCCGAACCGTTCAACGTCTTCGGCCCCCGGCAGCGCCACATCGGACAGAACGGCCTGCCGGTGAACCGCACGGCCCGGGCCGCCGGCGTGCTGGCGACCGCGACCGCCGCGGACTGGGCCCTCACCGTCGCCGGGCCCGCTATCAGCCGGACGTTCTCGCGTGCCGAACTCGTCGCCCTCGGGCAGACCGAGGCACGGCTGCCGATCTCGTGCGTCGAGGGCTGGAGCCAGATGGCGACGTGGAAGGGCGTGCGGATCCGCGACCTGCTCGCCGCGGTGCAGTCCGACCCGGACGTCCGCGTCCGGGTGACGAGCCTGGAGCGGCACGGCGGCTACCGGATCATGGAGATGGGGCCGGAGTACACCGCCGACCCGACGACGCTCGTGGCCCTCGAGCTGAACGGCGAGAAGCTCGACCTCGAGCACGGGTTCCCGGCGCGGATCATCGCCCCCGGTCGACCCGGTGTCCTGCAGACGAAGTGGATCGAACGGATCGAGGTCATCAAGTGA
- the serS gene encoding serine--tRNA ligase: protein MIDPQLLRDEPDLIKASQAARGASVDVVDQAVAADAARRSAITSFEALRAEQNAFGKTVAKAPKDEKAALVQQAQALAAKVKAAQATATAAEDTFNSVVRAIPNVVLPDVPAGGEDDFVTLRTVGTKPAFTFEPKDHADLGESLGIIDIARGVKVSGSRFYFLRGMGARLEIALMSLGLDRAVAHGFEPLITPTLVRPETMAGTGFLGEHAAEVYRLEADDLYLTGTSEVALAGYHADEILQFPESGESIRYAGWSTCYRREAGSAGKDNRGILRVHQFNKLEMFSYVLPEQAEAEHQRLVAMQESMLQDLGLHYRVIDVAGGDLGTSAARKYDIEAWVPTQGTYRELTSTSNCTTFQARRLDIRYRTESGKTAPVATLNGTLATTRWLVAILETHQQEDGSVVIPEVLRPYLGGLEVIEPR from the coding sequence GTGATCGACCCCCAGCTGTTGCGCGACGAACCGGACCTCATCAAGGCCTCGCAGGCGGCGCGCGGCGCCTCCGTCGACGTCGTCGACCAGGCCGTCGCCGCGGACGCCGCCCGACGCAGCGCCATCACCTCGTTCGAGGCGCTCCGCGCGGAGCAGAACGCGTTCGGCAAGACCGTCGCGAAGGCCCCGAAGGACGAGAAGGCCGCGCTCGTGCAGCAGGCCCAGGCGCTCGCCGCGAAGGTGAAGGCGGCGCAGGCCACCGCCACCGCCGCCGAGGACACCTTCAACTCGGTCGTCCGCGCCATCCCGAACGTGGTGCTGCCCGACGTACCGGCCGGTGGCGAGGACGACTTCGTCACCCTGCGCACCGTCGGCACGAAGCCCGCGTTCACGTTCGAGCCGAAGGACCACGCCGACCTCGGTGAGTCGCTCGGCATCATCGACATCGCCCGCGGGGTCAAGGTCTCCGGCTCGCGGTTCTACTTCCTCCGGGGCATGGGCGCCCGGCTCGAGATCGCCCTCATGTCGCTCGGACTCGACCGCGCCGTCGCGCACGGGTTCGAGCCGCTCATCACGCCGACGCTCGTGCGCCCCGAGACGATGGCCGGTACCGGCTTCCTCGGCGAGCACGCGGCCGAGGTCTACCGGCTCGAGGCCGACGACCTGTACCTGACCGGCACGAGCGAGGTCGCCCTGGCCGGGTACCACGCCGACGAGATCCTGCAGTTCCCGGAGTCGGGCGAGAGCATCCGCTACGCCGGGTGGTCCACCTGCTACCGGCGCGAGGCCGGTTCGGCGGGCAAGGACAACCGCGGCATCCTCCGCGTGCACCAGTTCAACAAGCTGGAGATGTTCTCGTACGTCCTGCCCGAGCAGGCCGAGGCCGAGCACCAGCGCCTCGTCGCGATGCAGGAGTCGATGCTGCAGGACCTCGGGCTGCACTACCGCGTGATCGACGTCGCCGGCGGCGACCTCGGCACGAGTGCGGCGCGCAAGTACGACATCGAGGCGTGGGTCCCGACGCAGGGCACCTACCGCGAGCTGACCTCGACGTCGAACTGCACGACGTTCCAGGCCCGCCGCCTCGACATCCGCTACCGCACCGAGAGCGGCAAGACCGCTCCGGTCGCCACGCTGAACGGCACCCTGGCCACCACCCGCTGGCTCGTCGCGATCCTCGAGACGCACCAGCAGGAGGACGGCTCGGTCGTCATCCCCGAGGTGCTGCGGCCGTACCTGGGTGGCCTCGAGGTCATCGAACCCCGATGA